In Kytococcus sedentarius DSM 20547, the sequence GGGTGGAGACGTAGGTGGCCATGCCCGGGCGGGTCAGGTACAGGCCCCCACCGGCGTTGAGGCGCTGCGGGTCCACCGGGGGCACCGGCCCGCTCGCCGCGCCGAAGAGGCAGAGCAGGCCGCGCGGGGACAACGAGTCCAGCGACGCGTCGAAGGTGCTGGCACCCACGCCGTCGAACACCACCCGGACGCCGGCGCCGCCGGTGATCTCGCGGATGCGCTCGGTGACGTCCTCGTGGTCGTAGCGGATGATGTGGCTCGCCCCGGCCGCCCGGCCCGCCTCGGCCTTGGCCTCGGTGGAGCAGGTGCCGATCACCTCGACCCCGTCCGCCGCGAGCACCTGCGTCAGGAGCAGCCCGACGCCGCCGGCCACCGCGTGCACCAGCACCCTGTCACCGGCCTGCAGCGGCCACACCTCGCGGGCGAGGAAGTGCGCGGTCATGCCCTGCACCATCCCCGCGACGGCCTGCTCGTCGGTGACGCCCTGCGGCACCGGCACGGTCTTCTCGGCCGGCACCACCGCGTGCGTGGTGTAGCCCTGCCCATTGACCAGGCACCAGGCCACCCGGTCGCCCACGGCCACGTCCGTGACGCCCTCGCCAACGGCGCTGACGGCGCCCACTCCCTCGTTGCCCGCGGTCAGCGGGAGCTCCGCCGGGTAGAGACCTTCGCGGTAGTAGGTGTCGATGAAGTTGACGCCCGCTCGGGCGACCTCCACCACGACCTCCCCGGCACCCGGGGTGGGGTCGTCGGACTCGCGGACCTGCAGGACCTCGGTCCCGCCGTGCTTCTCGAAGACGATGCTGCGCATGCGCCCAGCCTCGCATCACGGACCGCAGCGCGCACGCGGCAGGTGGCCGGGACGGTGCCTGGGGTGGGCGGGCCCAAGGGGGCAGCCACCCCGGGCCGGCGCCTCAGCGGACCCGTGCGCGCTCCACGATGCCCTGGTGCACCCTCGTGAACAGGGCGCGGTGGGCGGGGTAGGAGCCCCACCAGGAGGTCTCTCCAGCCAGCCCGTGGGGCACGAAGGTGACCTCCTGGGTCAGGAGGGACTGCCCCGCATCGTGGGGGGCGGGGGTGACCGCGAGGGTCAGCCGCGCCGTCCCGGGCAGGGCGCGGGTGGAACGGAGCCGTACCGAGCGGGTCGTGCCCTCCCGATCCGTCGACTCGAGGGCCCACGGGCCCAGCGCGCCCCGGGGGCCCAGCGAGCCGCTCGAGCCGATGGACTCCACCTCAGCCCACAGGTCGTCCGCCGGCGCGTCGACGATGCTGCGCCAGGTCTCGGTTCGCTGCTGGCGGCCCACCCACTCGGGGTCGCCCGGCAGCGCGTCGGCGGGCTCCTCGCCCTCGGCTGCGGGGTCCACCGCATCGGCCCGGACCAGGGCGCGTGCCACGGCGTCGTCGAATGGGGTGTGGCCGCCGGCCGGGGCGCCGGTGAACTCCTCCAGCGCGCGGCCGTCCTTGACCACCACCTCGTGCACCAGCGAGCCGACCAGCGGCTTGGCCACGCCGGCGGGCACCGGCGTCACCAAGCCCACCCAGTGGCTGGCGAGCCAGGGGGTCATCACCGGCGCCAGGGCGATGCGGCGGCGTCGCAGGCCGGCCACCTGGCCGTAGCGCACCAGCATGTCGCGGAAGCGGAGCACCTCGTCGCTGCCCACGTCGAAGGCGCGGTTCACCCCGGCGGGCAAGGAGGCGGCCCCGACCAGGTAGTGCAGCACGTCGGCCACGGCGATGGGCTGGATGCGGTTGTCCAACCAGCGCGGGGCGAGCATCACCGGGAGCCGGTCGGTGAGGTGGCGCAGCATCTCGAAGCTGGCTGACCCGGCGCCGACGATCACCGCGGCCTGCAGGACGGCGGCAGGGGTGTCGGCCGCGAGGAACACGTCACCGACGGCCTTGCGGCTGTACAGGTGGGTGGACAGCGGCTCGTTGTGCGGATGCATGCCGCCCAGGTAGACGATGCGGCCGACCCCGGCGGCGTCGCAGGCGGCGGCGAAGGTCTGGGCCATGGCGCGCTCGCGCTCCACGAAGTCGCCCTCGCCGTCCATCGAGTGCAGCAGGTAGTAGGCGACCTCCACCCCCTCCAGGGCGCTGGCGAGGTCGTCGAGGGAGTTCGCGTCCCCGGCGTGGACGTCTACGTCAACGGCCCAGGAACGGCCCTCGAGCTTCTCCGGTGAGCGCGCCAGGACCCGCACCGTCCACCCTGCCTCCAGCAGCGCCGGGACCAAGCGCGAGCCGATGTAGCCGGTGGCGCCCGTGACAAGGGCCTGTCCTGGGGTGGTCCCCGTGGGGGTCCCGGAGGTGGTCATGCCCCCAGCGTAGGCGCGCGCTGGCCCACCCGCGCCCCCTCAGGCTGCCCGGTCCATCACAGCGGGGAGGACCAACAGCATGCCCAGCGACCAGGTGCAGTGGATGAGCACCGGCGCCAGGATGCCGCCGGTCACGCGACGCTGCAGGCCCACCACCCACCCCAGCACGGCGGCGGCCAGGACCAGCCCGAGGGAGCCGGTGGCGATGGTCGTCAGCGTGTAGACCACCGTGGTGACCAGCACCGGCCGCCACGGGGTGGCCGAGTACATGGCGCCGCGGAAGAACAGCTCCTCGGCGACCCCGTTGACCAGGGCGAGGGCGACCACCAGCGGCAGGATGCCCAGGCGCGCGTGGTCGAGCACCGCATCGACGCTGGCCGACAGGACCGGGATGCGGGCGGCCACCAGGGCACCGACCATGAACAGGGCGATCACGCCCAGGGCCACGAGGACGGGCTGCAGGACGGGCCGGACGTAGCGGTCGCCGGACCGGGTGTGGGCCCAGCCCAGGTGCAGCGGGCCGGAGGCGAACGAGCCCGCCGTCCACGTGATGGCCAGCGCGGTGGCCGCTCCGTAGAACGAGGCCGATCCCGGCTCGGAGCGCAGCGACCACGCGAGGAAGACGGTGCCCACCAGCAGGGTCAGGGCCACCACGACCTGCCGTCGCCTCAGCTGGCGGGGGTCGGCCCGGTGGTCCCGCGGGACCTGGCGCACGAACTGCGCGGAGCCGAACCGGGAGAGCTCCTGCAGCAACGGGGCGAAGGGGGTGCGCATCACCAGAGCGTAGGCGCCGTGGGGCTCGAGTGCGCCAAAACTGTTGTGCGAGCGTGGTTGACTCGTCGGCGGCCTGTGAGGAGCCGGCCCCGGCCCCGGCCGGGGCGTCTGCTCCCGCGTTGGACAGATGGGGTGAGTCCCCCACGTGGGTGAATCCTGAGCCAAAGTTCAGCCGCCGTTCACCCGAAGAGCACCGGCGCACCACCCGGGTGCGCCACCCTCATCGTCCATGACCCCCACGAAATCCCTGCCCCACACCACATCCGGCGCCCTGCCCGTCGACTCCTCGTGGCCCGAGCAGCCGACCGCGTCGCGCACCGCACCCGGCGCCTCGCCCTCCCGCCGCCTGGTCCTGGCCACCGGCGCCGCCACGCTCGGCGCCCTAGCCCTGGCCACCGGCCATGCCACCGCCGGCGATGCCTACCCGTTCACCCTGGGCGTCGCCTCGGGTGACCCGACTCCCGACGGCGTGGTGCTCTGGACGCGCCTGGCCACCGACCCCGTGGCCCCCGACGGCCTCGGCGGGCTCGGCCAGACCACCTCCACCGTCGAGTGGGAGCTGGCCACCGACGAGTCCTTCCGTCGCATCGTGCGCCGGGGCACCGTCACCACCGACGCCTCGGTCGGCCACAGCATCCACATCGAGCTCGCCGGCCTGCCGTCCTCTGCCCGGTTCACCTACCGCTTCCGGGCCAACGGCCACCTCTCCCCGGTGGGGCATACGCGGACCGCTCCGGCCCCGGGCAGCGACGAGCGCGCCACCTTCGCCGTCGCCTCCTGCGCGCAGTGGGAGCACGGGTTCTTCACCGCCTACCGCCACATCGCGGCCGAGCAGCCGGACCTGGTCGTCCACCTGGGCGACTACATCTACGAGCACGGCCCCGGCGGCTACCCGGTGTCCTCCGGCCGCGCCCGCACCATGGTGGGCGGGGAGATCCACTCGCTGGCCGACTACCGCCGCCGCCACGCCCTCTACAAGTCCGATGCGGACCTGCAGGCCGCGCACGCCGCCGCCCCCTGGGTGGTGGTCTTCGACGACCACGAGGTCGACAACGACTGGGCCGAGCTCTACCACGAGGTCTGGGGCAAGGTGCCGGCCTTCGCCGAGCGCCGTGCCGCCGGTTTCCGCGCCTATTGGGAGAATATGCCGCTGCGCCGCAGCTCGGTCCCGGGCGCCGACGGCATCCAGCTCTACCGTCGCCTCACCTGGGGGCGCATGGCCACGCTGCACGTGCTGGACACGCGCCAGTACCGGTCGAACCAGACCGGCCTCATCGGCCCGGTGCGCAGCACCTACGACTCCCGCCGCACCATGCTGGGGTCCACCCAGGAGGCCTGGCTCGATGAGGGGCTGCGCACCTCGGGAGCCCGCTGGGACCTGCTGGGCCAGCAGGTGATGGTGGCGCAGTACGACATGATGGCCGGCCCCGGGTTCCTCACCAACCAGGACGCCTGGGACGGGTACGTGGCCGCCAAGGACCGGCTGCTCACGAGCCTGGAGCGCTCTGATGCCCGCAACCCGGTGGTGCTCACCGGTGACGTGCACGAGTCCTTCGCGAACGACCTGTGGCGCACCACGGACTCGGGGCGGGTGACGCTGGGCTCGGAGTTCGTCACCACCTCGGTCACCTCCGGCGGGGACGGCAAGGACTCACAGTTCACCGGGGACGCCGACAACCCCCACATCCGCTACCACGAGACCACCCGCGGCTACCTGCGGCTGGACCTCACCGCCGACTCGATGGCGGGGACCTTCCGCGCCGTCGACACCGTCAGCTCCCGCGGTGGCGCCGTCCGCACCGACGCCCGGTTCGCGCTGGAGGACGGCCGCCGCGGCCTGCAGGCGGTCTGAGCCACCCACCGACGGCACCGGCCCGCCGCCCCGGACAGGGGGGTGGCGGGCCGGATTGCTGCCGAATCGTGACCATCGACCCCTCGCGTCGCGGGGTGCCCCGGTGGTGGGATGGGCCCATGAACATCGCCACCTTTCTCACCGACACCGCCGAGAAGCACGCGCAGGGGGTGGCCCTCATCCAGGACGACACCCGCCTCACCTACGCCGAGCTGCGGGACGCCACGGCTGCCGTCGCCGGGTACCTGCGGGACAAGGGCCTGGGGGAGGGCGACCGGATCTGCTTGATGCTGCCCAACGTCATCCCGTTCGTGCCCTTCTACTACGCCGCCCTGTCGCTGGGGGCCGTCGTGGTCCCCATGAACCCGTTGCTCCGCGACCGCGAGATCACCCACTACCTCAAGGACTCGGGGGCCACCCACATCGTGGCCCTGGGGGGTGAGGCCGGCGCCGCGCTGGGCGGTGACGTGGGCGGGGTGGCCGAGCGCCACCGGGTGACCGCGCACCTCATCGACCCCGCCCAGGGCCTGACCCCCTTCCTGGGTCAGCCGGTCACCGAGGTGGCCGACAAGGCACCCGGGGACACCGCGGTGATCCTCTACACCTCCGGCACCACCGGCAGCCCCAAGGGTGCGGAGCTGGCGCACGAGAACCTGCGCACCAACGTGCTCGCCACGCAGGAGACGCTGGTCCACCTGGAGCCGGGCGAGGTGGTGATGGGCTGCCTGCCGCTGTTCCACGTGTTCGGCATGACCTGTGCGCTCAACACCAGCGTGGTCGCCGGGGCCACGCTCACGCTGCTGCCGCGCTTCGAGGCCGGCAAGGCGCTGGAGATGATCGAGCGCGATGCGGTGAACGTCTTCGAGGGCGTGCCCACCATGTACGGCGGCCTCATCGCCGCCGCGAAGGCCCGCGAGGCCGAGGGCAAGCCGCCGGTGGACACCTCCACCCTGCGCCGCTGCGTCTCGGGCGGGTCGTCC encodes:
- a CDS encoding long-chain-fatty-acid--CoA ligase, yielding MNIATFLTDTAEKHAQGVALIQDDTRLTYAELRDATAAVAGYLRDKGLGEGDRICLMLPNVIPFVPFYYAALSLGAVVVPMNPLLRDREITHYLKDSGATHIVALGGEAGAALGGDVGGVAERHRVTAHLIDPAQGLTPFLGQPVTEVADKAPGDTAVILYTSGTTGSPKGAELAHENLRTNVLATQETLVHLEPGEVVMGCLPLFHVFGMTCALNTSVVAGATLTLLPRFEAGKALEMIERDAVNVFEGVPTMYGGLIAAAKAREAEGKPPVDTSTLRRCVSGGSSLPMETLRAFEQTFGADILEGYGLSETSPVACFNHPGRTRAGSIGHPIRGVEMAILDPVTGQPVEPGEVGEVVIRGENIMKGYWDNPEATERAIRDGWFHSGDLGRVDPDGFFFIVDRVKDLIIRGGTNVYPREVEEVLYEHPKVLEAAVVGSAHPELGEEVTAYVVAQPGELDEAALSDAESPAARALADELRAHAKDQLAAYKYPRHIHFLAELPKGPTGKILKRELG
- a CDS encoding CPBP family intramembrane glutamic endopeptidase, which produces MRTPFAPLLQELSRFGSAQFVRQVPRDHRADPRQLRRRQVVVALTLLVGTVFLAWSLRSEPGSASFYGAATALAITWTAGSFASGPLHLGWAHTRSGDRYVRPVLQPVLVALGVIALFMVGALVAARIPVLSASVDAVLDHARLGILPLVVALALVNGVAEELFFRGAMYSATPWRPVLVTTVVYTLTTIATGSLGLVLAAAVLGWVVGLQRRVTGGILAPVLIHCTWSLGMLLVLPAVMDRAA
- a CDS encoding alkaline phosphatase D family protein, which encodes MTPTKSLPHTTSGALPVDSSWPEQPTASRTAPGASPSRRLVLATGAATLGALALATGHATAGDAYPFTLGVASGDPTPDGVVLWTRLATDPVAPDGLGGLGQTTSTVEWELATDESFRRIVRRGTVTTDASVGHSIHIELAGLPSSARFTYRFRANGHLSPVGHTRTAPAPGSDERATFAVASCAQWEHGFFTAYRHIAAEQPDLVVHLGDYIYEHGPGGYPVSSGRARTMVGGEIHSLADYRRRHALYKSDADLQAAHAAAPWVVVFDDHEVDNDWAELYHEVWGKVPAFAERRAAGFRAYWENMPLRRSSVPGADGIQLYRRLTWGRMATLHVLDTRQYRSNQTGLIGPVRSTYDSRRTMLGSTQEAWLDEGLRTSGARWDLLGQQVMVAQYDMMAGPGFLTNQDAWDGYVAAKDRLLTSLERSDARNPVVLTGDVHESFANDLWRTTDSGRVTLGSEFVTTSVTSGGDGKDSQFTGDADNPHIRYHETTRGYLRLDLTADSMAGTFRAVDTVSSRGGAVRTDARFALEDGRRGLQAV
- a CDS encoding quinone oxidoreductase family protein produces the protein MRSIVFEKHGGTEVLQVRESDDPTPGAGEVVVEVARAGVNFIDTYYREGLYPAELPLTAGNEGVGAVSAVGEGVTDVAVGDRVAWCLVNGQGYTTHAVVPAEKTVPVPQGVTDEQAVAGMVQGMTAHFLAREVWPLQAGDRVLVHAVAGGVGLLLTQVLAADGVEVIGTCSTEAKAEAGRAAGASHIIRYDHEDVTERIREITGGAGVRVVFDGVGASTFDASLDSLSPRGLLCLFGAASGPVPPVDPQRLNAGGGLYLTRPGMATYVSTREELLHHSSAVFAMVADGSLELTIGETYPMTEAARAQADLTGRRTSGKLLLDPSA
- a CDS encoding NAD(P)H-binding protein, whose product is MTTSGTPTGTTPGQALVTGATGYIGSRLVPALLEAGWTVRVLARSPEKLEGRSWAVDVDVHAGDANSLDDLASALEGVEVAYYLLHSMDGEGDFVERERAMAQTFAAACDAAGVGRIVYLGGMHPHNEPLSTHLYSRKAVGDVFLAADTPAAVLQAAVIVGAGSASFEMLRHLTDRLPVMLAPRWLDNRIQPIAVADVLHYLVGAASLPAGVNRAFDVGSDEVLRFRDMLVRYGQVAGLRRRRIALAPVMTPWLASHWVGLVTPVPAGVAKPLVGSLVHEVVVKDGRALEEFTGAPAGGHTPFDDAVARALVRADAVDPAAEGEEPADALPGDPEWVGRQQRTETWRSIVDAPADDLWAEVESIGSSGSLGPRGALGPWALESTDREGTTRSVRLRSTRALPGTARLTLAVTPAPHDAGQSLLTQEVTFVPHGLAGETSWWGSYPAHRALFTRVHQGIVERARVR